From Litoribacterium kuwaitense, a single genomic window includes:
- a CDS encoding ABC transporter permease — MVEYSVQKTPKKRRPYWRKVKLNWQLYVLLAPGLLYFFIFKYYPMYGLQIAFKNFRAIDGIFGSDWIGFDHFSRFFSSYYFWDLMINTLGINLYGLALFPISIIVALALNELRDGSFKKAAQTITYAPHFISVVVFAGMIIAFLDPATGIVNNVMQVLGMEPMSFMTAPAWFKSIFVWSNEWQNLGWGAIIYLAALAGVDPQLHEAATMDGATRLQRIWHINLPSIMPTIIILLILNMGNMMSIGFEKILLLQNPLNLESSQVIQTYVYESGLLHGQYSYSTAVGLFNSVINFMILIFFNRLARRTGTSLW, encoded by the coding sequence ATGGTGGAATATTCTGTACAGAAAACCCCCAAAAAACGAAGGCCATACTGGCGGAAAGTGAAATTAAACTGGCAGCTATACGTATTGTTGGCTCCGGGGTTACTATACTTTTTCATTTTTAAATATTATCCGATGTATGGCTTACAGATCGCATTTAAAAATTTCCGTGCGATCGATGGCATTTTTGGTAGTGACTGGATTGGGTTCGATCATTTTAGCAGGTTTTTTTCGTCATACTACTTTTGGGATTTAATGATCAATACATTAGGAATCAACTTATATGGTTTGGCGCTTTTTCCGATTTCAATCATCGTTGCTTTGGCATTAAATGAATTAAGAGACGGGTCATTTAAAAAGGCGGCGCAAACGATTACGTATGCTCCACATTTTATTTCGGTCGTCGTTTTTGCTGGAATGATTATCGCCTTCTTAGATCCAGCAACGGGTATTGTCAACAATGTCATGCAAGTTCTCGGTATGGAGCCAATGTCGTTTATGACTGCGCCAGCGTGGTTCAAGTCAATTTTCGTCTGGTCTAATGAGTGGCAAAATTTAGGTTGGGGCGCCATCATTTATTTGGCGGCGTTGGCTGGTGTCGATCCACAGCTTCATGAGGCGGCAACAATGGATGGTGCGACAAGGTTGCAACGAATTTGGCATATCAATTTGCCAAGCATTATGCCGACGATTATTATTCTCCTCATATTAAATATGGGAAATATGATGTCGATTGGATTCGAAAAGATTTTGCTGCTACAAAACCCTCTTAATCTGGAATCGTCTCAAGTGATTCAGACGTATGTCTATGAATCAGGTTTGCTTCATGGTCAGTATAGTTATTCAACAGCCGTTGGTCTCTTTAACTCAGTCATTAATTTTATGATTTTAATCTTCTTTAATCGATTGGCAAGAAGGACGGGTACAAGCTTATGGTAA
- a CDS encoding PIG-L deacetylase family protein, which yields MGQRKHFVAVGAHCGDVEIQAGAIAHKYARAGWDVTFLHLTAGEKGNPQHVTVEDYRRQKIEEAEKVAHILGGSSITLDYKDAELAFNDDIVTHVATLMRKLRPTVVVTHWVNSIHPDHVLCQRIVEAAQLKAGLPGFDLDGLAPHYYPFYHSENWEDMEDYDPDIYVDVSDEFETYLEALANYWFIMNSSSFRYFDYYKALGTVRGCVGRVTYAQTLKYPAGGNVRKSGFIPGHEF from the coding sequence ATGGGACAGAGAAAGCATTTTGTAGCTGTTGGTGCTCATTGTGGTGACGTAGAAATTCAGGCAGGTGCCATCGCGCATAAATACGCGCGAGCTGGCTGGGATGTTACGTTTCTTCATTTAACAGCTGGAGAGAAGGGAAACCCTCAGCATGTCACCGTTGAGGATTACCGAAGACAGAAGATTGAGGAGGCGGAAAAAGTCGCACACATCTTAGGTGGCAGTAGTATCACGCTAGATTATAAAGATGCTGAACTAGCGTTTAACGATGACATCGTTACGCATGTTGCGACCTTAATGCGCAAGCTTAGACCGACGGTTGTCGTAACGCATTGGGTCAACAGTATCCATCCCGATCATGTGTTATGTCAAAGAATTGTAGAGGCAGCCCAATTGAAAGCTGGTTTGCCGGGATTTGATTTGGACGGTTTGGCGCCTCATTATTATCCGTTTTATCATAGTGAAAATTGGGAGGATATGGAGGACTACGATCCGGATATTTATGTAGATGTATCAGATGAATTTGAAACATACCTAGAGGCGCTAGCAAATTACTGGTTTATTATGAATTCGTCATCGTTCCGATACTTTGATTATTATAAAGCATTAGGGACAGTGAGAGGATGTGTCGGACGTGTTACATATGCCCAGACATTAAAGTATCCTGCAGGTGGAAATGTTCGAAAAAGCGGATTTATTCCTGGGCATGAGTTTTAA
- a CDS encoding sugar phosphate isomerase/epimerase family protein produces MSHFKSKIAAQLYSVRDEFEKDCEGTLKTLKEIGFEAVQLDGMRGNDPHDVAELIRKYEFNIAGMHIDHDRFLYDLDGIIEEAYIFGCKTVYDKYINDEKQYEDGYRETKTALVQAAKNLSALGFRIGLHNPEYDYNNIVDGRKILDFMTDPVHGVCIYAEPDTYWMAVAGENPVESIKKYSGRAPVVHLKDFKSGYEPTDIKNNLTEVGAGEIDMEAIIHWGENHGVEYYCIEQDYSSIGIFDSLAFGFSHVMNIGKALEKND; encoded by the coding sequence ATGTCACATTTTAAAAGTAAAATTGCTGCTCAATTGTATTCGGTCAGAGATGAATTTGAAAAAGACTGTGAGGGGACTTTAAAGACTTTAAAAGAGATCGGGTTTGAGGCGGTACAACTCGATGGCATGCGTGGGAATGACCCTCACGATGTTGCGGAATTGATAAGAAAGTATGAATTTAACATTGCAGGCATGCACATTGACCATGATCGATTTCTATATGATTTGGACGGCATTATTGAAGAAGCCTATATCTTTGGGTGTAAAACAGTCTACGATAAATACATTAATGACGAAAAACAATATGAAGACGGTTACCGTGAGACAAAAACAGCGCTAGTTCAGGCAGCAAAAAACTTAAGCGCTTTAGGGTTTAGGATCGGATTGCACAATCCTGAATACGATTACAATAACATAGTCGATGGTAGAAAAATCTTGGATTTCATGACTGACCCTGTTCACGGCGTTTGTATTTACGCTGAGCCAGATACATATTGGATGGCTGTCGCCGGCGAAAATCCTGTAGAAAGCATTAAGAAATATAGCGGAAGAGCCCCTGTTGTACATTTAAAAGATTTTAAGAGCGGCTATGAGCCAACGGATATCAAGAATAATCTAACAGAGGTCGGAGCCGGTGAAATTGATATGGAAGCGATCATTCATTGGGGAGAAAACCATGGTGTTGAGTATTATTGTATTGAACAGGACTACTCATCTATCGGTATATTTGATAGTCTAGCATTTGGTTTTAGTCATGTCATGAATATTGGCAAAGCTTTAGAGAAGAATGACTGA
- a CDS encoding aldo/keto reductase → MKKLKIKGMKDKHSIDIEISNIVMGSGDFLRLDRMDFAEEVLDKYIALGGNVFDTARHYRFSEKALGHWMEKRDIRDKVIVLTKGCHPVRDDHSKPRVNAKAIEEDLMTSLAYLKTDYVDLYALHRDDPTEPVAPIMEALHKHVEAGRIRAIGLSNWELRRVIEADQYAKDHGLTRISFTSPNLSLAKPIKPRWENCVFANEDMLSWHEVTQKPLLSWSSQAGGFFSGRFSPEIKDNQEMVDVYYSKDNWQRYERVIALAHEKGVSPIQISLAYVLNQSFPTAAIIGSENQEELTSSIASATIQLTTEEMNWLNLQSKELR, encoded by the coding sequence ATGAAAAAACTTAAGATAAAAGGGATGAAGGATAAACATTCAATTGATATTGAAATATCCAATATCGTTATGGGCTCAGGCGATTTTTTACGCTTGGATCGTATGGATTTTGCTGAAGAAGTGCTGGACAAGTACATCGCTTTAGGTGGAAATGTTTTTGATACAGCGAGACATTACCGTTTTAGTGAAAAAGCCCTTGGACACTGGATGGAAAAACGAGATATAAGAGACAAAGTGATCGTTTTAACTAAAGGTTGTCATCCAGTAAGAGATGATCATTCTAAACCAAGGGTTAACGCTAAGGCCATTGAAGAAGATTTGATGACGAGTTTAGCATATTTAAAAACCGATTATGTAGACCTCTATGCGCTTCATCGCGATGATCCTACAGAGCCGGTCGCGCCAATTATGGAGGCATTACATAAACATGTTGAAGCGGGAAGAATACGGGCGATCGGCTTATCAAATTGGGAATTGCGAAGAGTGATCGAAGCTGATCAATATGCGAAGGATCATGGATTAACTAGAATTAGCTTTACGAGTCCGAATTTAAGTTTAGCTAAACCGATAAAGCCACGGTGGGAAAACTGTGTGTTTGCAAATGAAGACATGCTTAGCTGGCATGAAGTGACACAAAAACCACTATTGTCGTGGTCTTCACAGGCAGGAGGGTTTTTCTCTGGAAGATTTTCTCCTGAAATTAAAGACAATCAGGAAATGGTTGATGTGTATTATTCTAAAGATAACTGGCAGAGGTATGAAAGAGTGATCGCTTTGGCACATGAGAAGGGTGTCAGTCCAATTCAAATTTCTTTAGCGTATGTATTAAACCAGTCTTTTCCAACAGCAGCCATTATCGGCAGTGAGAACCAAGAAGAATTAACTTCTTCAATTGCTAGTGCAACTATTCAACTGACGACAGAAGAAATGAATTGGCTCAATCTGCAAAGTAAGGAATTGAGGTGA
- a CDS encoding PTS sugar transporter subunit IIC: MNSFYTSLENKIQRVHNRLAPVAAKIENQKYMSSLKNGLNDLTFLLLAGSFFLVLWIILQYISPTSLRLQNVLEMPIFLTYGMISFYAAISISYRHAKRIEAPVVPSIFGSVVITGIATGGGNMATFEVNQFGSKGLLISMIASFVTVELIKKVYRQKWRKKCEHIPGGSIQTLQLFMPVVLLSFILLLVNEWILHHTDQANVSDLIFSFILQGIHFLDSPLIVFTIVFLEMLLWYIGINGYAVLAGFVLPLATFYLSENVKSLMNGREAEYIFTPNFWDYFASLSGSGLVGALVILALLSRVKRLRNIGKTALIPSVFNISEPILYGMPICFNIYFFVPFVIGTPLLATFQWYVFKWGFVNVPVVHMADAPLPVAQYVSTMDWRALILLVVVFILAIAMYYPFFRMYEKSILEQQNQQQDDDQYAKLDLDF; this comes from the coding sequence ATGAACTCTTTTTATACTAGCCTTGAGAACAAAATACAACGGGTTCATAACAGGCTAGCTCCTGTTGCAGCAAAAATAGAGAATCAGAAATATATGTCCTCGTTAAAAAACGGATTAAATGATCTCACTTTTCTTCTTTTAGCAGGGTCTTTCTTTTTAGTTCTTTGGATCATTTTGCAGTATATAAGTCCAACTTCGCTTCGTCTGCAAAATGTATTGGAAATGCCAATATTTCTAACGTATGGAATGATTTCATTCTATGCAGCGATTTCGATTTCATATCGACATGCTAAACGGATTGAAGCCCCTGTCGTTCCCTCCATCTTTGGTTCTGTAGTCATAACAGGGATCGCTACTGGTGGGGGCAACATGGCTACGTTCGAAGTCAATCAGTTCGGATCGAAGGGGCTGCTCATCTCAATGATTGCTTCCTTTGTCACTGTCGAATTGATCAAAAAAGTATACAGGCAAAAATGGAGAAAAAAATGTGAGCATATTCCTGGGGGAAGCATCCAGACCTTGCAACTATTCATGCCGGTTGTGTTACTTTCATTCATTTTATTATTAGTGAATGAATGGATACTTCATCATACAGATCAAGCAAATGTGTCAGACCTTATTTTTAGTTTTATCTTACAGGGCATTCATTTTCTCGATTCACCATTGATAGTGTTTACGATTGTTTTTTTAGAAATGCTTCTTTGGTATATCGGAATCAATGGTTATGCGGTATTGGCTGGATTCGTACTCCCATTGGCAACGTTTTATTTAAGTGAAAATGTAAAGAGTCTGATGAATGGACGGGAGGCAGAATACATATTTACGCCAAATTTTTGGGATTATTTTGCTAGTCTATCTGGCTCAGGGCTGGTTGGGGCGTTGGTCATCCTAGCGTTATTGAGTAGAGTCAAGCGGCTGCGTAATATTGGAAAGACCGCCTTGATTCCAAGCGTTTTTAATATCTCAGAGCCTATTTTATATGGCATGCCGATCTGTTTTAATATTTATTTTTTCGTACCCTTTGTCATAGGCACACCATTATTAGCGACGTTTCAGTGGTATGTCTTTAAATGGGGATTTGTGAATGTTCCTGTTGTTCATATGGCGGATGCGCCACTGCCTGTCGCACAATATGTATCAACGATGGACTGGCGAGCGCTAATTTTACTAGTCGTCGTTTTTATTCTTGCGATAGCGATGTACTATCCATTTTTTAGAATGTATGAAAAAAGTATTCTTGAACAGCAAAATCAGCAGCAAGATGATGATCAATACGCGAAACTTGATTTGGATTTTTAA
- a CDS encoding PTS sugar transporter subunit IIB, whose translation MNIDKLYILLLCNLGSSTAIMVSRMEETANKSEKLNGVDVKIEARPAGDLPECISDFDVVLIGPQIGHRFNELKSIADVYQKPIEIIDSRAYGSVNGGMILKQAILMKLNAVNS comes from the coding sequence ATGAACATTGACAAGCTATATATATTGTTACTGTGTAATTTAGGTTCCTCGACAGCCATCATGGTTTCAAGAATGGAAGAAACAGCAAATAAGAGTGAAAAGCTAAATGGTGTAGATGTAAAGATTGAAGCCAGGCCAGCAGGTGATTTACCAGAATGTATCTCGGACTTTGATGTCGTTCTTATAGGTCCCCAAATTGGTCATAGATTTAATGAGTTAAAAAGCATTGCGGATGTCTATCAAAAACCAATCGAGATTATTGACAGTAGAGCGTATGGGAGTGTGAACGGCGGAATGATTCTTAAACAGGCCATTCTAATGAAACTGAACGCAGTAAATTCTTAA
- a CDS encoding PTS lactose/cellobiose transporter subunit IIA, protein MVNEQVSFEMISYAGDAFSKQVEALKYMKGGNHEEAERCIHEAEMLMNKAHRIQTKLIVKEANGEANELSVLLIHAQDTLMNTILMSTIIKELIDMYKLFK, encoded by the coding sequence ATGGTCAATGAACAAGTGTCGTTTGAAATGATTTCCTACGCTGGTGACGCTTTTTCAAAGCAAGTGGAGGCTTTAAAGTATATGAAAGGCGGAAATCATGAGGAGGCTGAACGATGTATTCATGAAGCAGAAATGCTTATGAATAAAGCACATCGTATTCAGACGAAATTAATCGTAAAAGAAGCGAATGGTGAAGCGAATGAGCTGTCTGTCTTACTCATTCACGCTCAGGATACGCTGATGAATACCATTCTAATGTCAACAATCATTAAAGAGCTCATTGACATGTATAAATTATTTAAATGA
- a CDS encoding BglG family transcription antiterminator, with product MSKVEKHLGRLLDDYIFVLMLTIIKNIISENKTWDFNRFISFRADHYSENEVLLLNLLGTFDVSVELTKQNVLTFVREVALRVGKAFHIDFPKNISFLTHLTSHVESMIKRLQQSVKLTNPIFKEFIAEHKELFLSVKAACKAHEKLLQVKLSDQEISFIAIYFASELRKKEEALSKKAKILVVCAEGLAVSIMIKSQLEEIFESREIHTLPVREFNTSHLKEYDFIVTTVDIPDIRSHKILRINNYLQKKDIEALQKHLSLKFTNHERTLEKFNPIMQLIRENTLGIKNLSKLELELISVLSRDDHNMPKQSLPEVKFNESHISIVGHIERWEDAIKEGTASLIKQQFITKNYEKKIISNLRKFGPYMVVAPGVMIAHAGSEDGVIEDSIWVTILPNGIMLKDRYEEPIKLILTLAFKSANTHRLVENIAKLALNQEKVEEIIQLKSNEDIYTCIFSSVYS from the coding sequence ATGTCAAAGGTAGAAAAACATCTTGGCCGACTGTTAGATGATTATATCTTTGTGCTAATGCTGACAATCATTAAGAACATCATTTCTGAGAATAAGACGTGGGATTTTAATCGTTTTATTTCTTTTAGAGCCGATCATTATTCTGAAAACGAAGTGCTGTTGTTAAATTTGCTCGGTACTTTTGATGTTTCGGTCGAGTTGACGAAACAGAATGTTTTAACGTTTGTGAGAGAAGTGGCATTACGAGTAGGTAAGGCTTTTCATATAGATTTTCCAAAAAATATATCATTCTTGACGCATTTAACTTCGCACGTTGAATCAATGATCAAGCGGCTACAACAGTCAGTGAAGCTGACAAATCCAATTTTTAAAGAATTTATCGCCGAGCATAAAGAATTATTTTTATCTGTTAAAGCGGCATGTAAGGCTCACGAAAAATTGTTACAAGTTAAGCTCAGTGATCAAGAGATATCATTCATTGCGATCTACTTTGCATCTGAATTAAGAAAAAAAGAAGAAGCGCTGTCTAAAAAAGCTAAAATATTAGTCGTCTGTGCGGAAGGTCTGGCGGTATCTATCATGATTAAATCTCAGTTAGAAGAAATATTTGAATCAAGAGAAATTCATACGCTGCCAGTGCGAGAATTTAATACGAGTCATCTAAAAGAATATGATTTTATTGTGACGACAGTGGATATACCTGATATCCGATCGCATAAGATTTTACGAATCAATAATTATTTACAGAAAAAGGATATTGAAGCGCTACAAAAACATTTGAGCTTAAAGTTTACTAACCATGAAAGGACATTGGAAAAGTTTAACCCAATTATGCAGCTCATCCGTGAAAATACGCTTGGCATAAAAAACTTAAGTAAATTGGAGCTTGAGTTAATCTCGGTATTATCTAGAGACGATCATAATATGCCAAAACAATCGCTTCCAGAGGTGAAGTTTAATGAGTCTCATATTTCAATCGTTGGACATATTGAGCGGTGGGAAGATGCTATAAAAGAGGGAACAGCGTCTTTAATCAAGCAACAGTTCATCACTAAAAATTATGAAAAGAAAATCATTAGTAATTTAAGAAAGTTTGGTCCATATATGGTTGTCGCGCCAGGTGTAATGATTGCTCACGCAGGTAGCGAGGACGGGGTCATTGAAGATTCGATATGGGTCACGATCCTGCCTAATGGCATCATGTTAAAGGATCGCTATGAAGAACCAATAAAGTTAATCTTAACATTGGCTTTTAAAAGTGCGAATACGCATAGGTTGGTAGAGAACATTGCCAAGCTAGCATTAAATCAAGAAAAGGTTGAAGAAATCATACAGTTGAAGTCAAATGAAGACATTTACACTTGTATTTTTTCTTCAGTTTACAGCTAA
- a CDS encoding helix-turn-helix domain-containing protein, which translates to MKLKQRELQIIDYLLEENRFVNYKVMSQQLNLTERQIRYDLRNIESAFQHAGIHAIKKQAKKGVMIVAKNQVKQRMAHFKKYSTPAKYKYSRKEINHFILLKLLISNQIIPVSEFETELNISRTTVLSHLVDLDGVLFLEDLSLIHHKRRGYIISGENLNKYHLFTRVLLELINIRELYTFIMDSEKVFSKEAELIFFTFSILMTCNNH; encoded by the coding sequence ATGAAGTTAAAGCAAAGAGAACTTCAAATAATCGATTATTTACTTGAGGAAAACAGGTTTGTAAATTATAAAGTGATGTCACAACAGTTAAATCTTACAGAGAGACAAATACGCTATGATCTTCGTAATATTGAAAGTGCTTTTCAACATGCCGGTATTCATGCGATTAAAAAGCAAGCAAAAAAAGGCGTTATGATTGTAGCAAAAAACCAAGTGAAGCAACGCATGGCACACTTTAAAAAATATTCAACTCCTGCAAAGTACAAGTACTCTCGGAAAGAGATCAATCATTTCATTCTGTTAAAATTGCTCATTTCTAACCAGATTATTCCTGTCTCTGAATTTGAGACTGAGTTAAATATTTCTCGCACAACAGTGTTAAGTCATTTGGTTGATCTAGATGGCGTATTATTTTTAGAGGATTTATCATTGATTCATCATAAAAGAAGAGGCTACATCATTTCTGGAGAAAACTTAAACAAATATCATTTATTTACGAGAGTTCTTTTAGAGCTGATTAATATACGTGAGTTATACACGTTTATTATGGATAGTGAAAAGGTGTTTTCAAAGGAAGCAGAGCTGATCTTTTTTACATTTTCAATATTGATGACTTGCAACAATCATTAA
- a CDS encoding carbohydrate ABC transporter permease, with translation MKNNRLSAILIKGTLWLGVFFSIFPFYWMIVMASRTNSDIYSIPPVLTFGKELVKNIETVLTSTQFFQATLNTLFIAVVSTTLILFFDSLAGYTFAKLKFKGRQFLFVFLLSTMMIPGQLNIIPQYIMMDAIGWVGSYKALIIPGMVNAFGIFWIKQYCEGAIPNSLLEAAKIDGTTVFGTYWRIALPIMKPALAFLAIYSFMGAWNDYMWPLIILNDPEKFTLMLALTQLQGLYFTNYPLVITGTLLATIPILLIFVFFSRQMMSGITEGAVKE, from the coding sequence ATGAAAAATAATCGACTTTCAGCGATATTGATCAAAGGAACACTTTGGTTAGGCGTGTTTTTCTCGATCTTTCCATTTTATTGGATGATTGTTATGGCGAGTCGGACAAATAGCGATATATACTCGATCCCCCCTGTGCTCACATTTGGAAAAGAATTGGTGAAAAATATTGAGACGGTGCTGACTTCTACGCAATTTTTTCAAGCAACGTTAAATACGTTATTTATTGCGGTCGTTTCAACGACACTCATTTTATTTTTTGATTCATTGGCAGGGTATACATTTGCGAAGCTCAAATTTAAAGGTCGTCAATTTTTATTTGTTTTTCTTTTATCGACGATGATGATTCCAGGACAGCTTAACATTATTCCACAATACATAATGATGGACGCTATTGGCTGGGTAGGTTCGTACAAGGCACTCATTATACCTGGAATGGTGAATGCTTTCGGGATCTTTTGGATTAAGCAATATTGTGAAGGAGCGATACCGAACAGCTTATTAGAGGCGGCGAAAATCGATGGTACGACGGTCTTTGGTACATATTGGAGAATAGCTCTACCAATTATGAAGCCGGCCCTGGCATTTTTGGCAATTTACTCATTCATGGGGGCTTGGAACGATTACATGTGGCCATTAATCATTCTAAATGATCCGGAAAAGTTTACGTTAATGCTCGCATTGACACAATTACAAGGGCTGTATTTCACAAATTATCCTCTAGTCATCACTGGAACACTGCTGGCGACAATTCCAATTTTACTTATTTTTGTCTTTTTCAGCAGACAAATGATGTCAGGAATTACTGAAGGTGCCGTCAAAGAGTAA
- a CDS encoding carbohydrate ABC transporter permease, whose protein sequence is MEATSKNEQHLKKRMYWNKLIDRATPYIFISPFYLLFIGFSLFPLIFAGILAFSQWDGIGEIEFVGLENFLRLIGDDVFWLSLKNTLIIWVVQTVPMLLISLIVAYIINLSVIKNKEFYKTTLFLPYVTSVVAVTILFGLIFSNQNGLINALLQMVGLEPISFLTSPFWVRIVIAAVGFWQYLGYNMIIYYSGLAKIPNDYYEAAIIDGANKVQIFTKITIPLLKPIILFTVMMSTIGGLQVFAEAQILVPSNATAEGGSLTIVYYLYHTAFMQNNYGYGATISWGLVAIILVFSILNWYLTTRRIKGEE, encoded by the coding sequence ATGGAAGCGACTTCTAAAAACGAGCAACATCTAAAAAAGCGAATGTATTGGAATAAATTAATAGATCGAGCAACTCCGTATATTTTTATTTCTCCATTTTATCTTCTTTTTATCGGCTTTAGCTTATTTCCGTTGATTTTTGCGGGCATTTTAGCATTTAGTCAATGGGATGGTATTGGTGAAATTGAGTTTGTAGGGTTGGAGAATTTTTTGCGCTTAATCGGCGACGACGTATTTTGGCTATCTTTAAAAAATACACTCATTATTTGGGTTGTTCAGACAGTGCCAATGCTCCTTATTTCACTAATCGTTGCCTATATCATTAATTTAAGCGTCATTAAAAACAAAGAGTTTTATAAGACGACATTATTTTTACCTTATGTCACATCTGTGGTCGCAGTAACCATTTTATTTGGCCTCATTTTTTCGAACCAAAATGGTTTAATTAATGCTTTACTCCAGATGGTCGGTCTAGAGCCTATCAGTTTTCTTACAAGTCCTTTTTGGGTAAGAATTGTCATCGCAGCGGTTGGGTTTTGGCAGTATTTAGGATATAACATGATTATTTATTACTCAGGACTAGCAAAAATACCTAATGATTATTACGAAGCTGCGATTATTGACGGCGCAAATAAGGTGCAGATTTTCACAAAAATTACAATTCCGCTACTAAAGCCGATCATATTGTTCACTGTCATGATGTCTACGATTGGGGGCCTGCAAGTGTTTGCCGAAGCCCAAATTTTAGTTCCAAGTAATGCTACTGCTGAAGGCGGATCTTTAACAATTGTTTATTATTTATATCATACGGCGTTTATGCAAAATAATTATGGTTATGGGGCTACGATATCGTGGGGTCTCGTCGCAATTATACTCGTCTTCTCCATACTGAACTGGTACCTGACTACACGCAGGATAAAGGGTGAGGAATAA
- a CDS encoding ABC transporter substrate-binding protein, whose translation MKRIKAVGMLVMTIVLALLMAACGAETSSEEEGKVEIKVQYYTQAISQGAIDAAKEEFPDYTLSFTELPADANYDVKLKTSLNSDTAPDIATINTNIQDFLPYSEKFVNLLDYSVDDLAGDYVDWKWESAKTADKEAMIAMPLDIGPTALFYRADLFEEAGLPTDPEKVAEEIATSDDYMEAAKQLHEQIDKPMFLSAVALLGEEYRKLDSGMYNTEGELILADGQLKEAWEYVVKAVDHGYTLGTKSNSIDNVNAINEGLYGAYIGASWGVMDVKDGEKSAGKWRVTKAPGGYSNQGGSYLAVLGNTAHPEEAVEVVKFLTNLDSQTANFKENSLFPAMKDTYEMEEMTVGDEFFGGQQIYEYFIDAAQNIQYVYRDTRDTAAFNLFSDQIDLVENQNKDPEEAWTDALERAKEL comes from the coding sequence ATGAAAAGAATCAAAGCTGTTGGAATGCTTGTGATGACTATCGTTTTAGCTTTATTGATGGCGGCATGTGGCGCGGAAACATCTAGCGAAGAAGAAGGAAAAGTAGAAATTAAAGTTCAGTATTATACACAGGCGATTAGTCAAGGGGCAATTGATGCAGCAAAAGAGGAATTCCCTGATTATACATTGTCCTTTACCGAATTACCTGCAGACGCAAACTATGATGTGAAATTAAAGACAAGCCTCAATTCTGATACAGCACCAGATATTGCAACAATTAATACAAACATCCAAGATTTCTTGCCCTATTCGGAAAAATTTGTGAACCTATTGGATTATAGTGTGGACGACCTAGCCGGTGATTATGTCGATTGGAAATGGGAATCTGCTAAGACTGCAGATAAAGAAGCGATGATTGCCATGCCTTTAGATATTGGACCAACGGCTTTATTTTACCGGGCAGATTTGTTCGAAGAAGCTGGACTTCCGACGGACCCTGAAAAAGTAGCTGAGGAGATTGCAACATCTGACGATTATATGGAAGCTGCGAAGCAATTACATGAACAAATCGATAAACCAATGTTTTTGTCAGCAGTTGCCTTATTAGGTGAAGAATATCGCAAATTAGACTCTGGAATGTACAACACTGAAGGTGAGTTAATTTTAGCTGATGGACAATTAAAAGAAGCTTGGGAATACGTCGTAAAAGCTGTCGATCACGGCTATACGTTGGGAACAAAATCGAATTCCATTGATAACGTGAATGCAATCAATGAAGGATTATATGGCGCTTACATTGGTGCTTCATGGGGGGTCATGGATGTAAAGGATGGAGAAAAGTCAGCTGGAAAGTGGCGTGTGACGAAAGCGCCTGGAGGTTATTCCAACCAGGGGGGCTCTTACCTTGCCGTATTAGGAAACACAGCTCACCCTGAGGAAGCGGTTGAAGTTGTAAAGTTTTTAACAAACTTAGACAGTCAAACCGCTAACTTTAAAGAAAACAGTCTTTTTCCTGCGATGAAAGACACATATGAGATGGAAGAAATGACAGTTGGAGATGAATTTTTCGGAGGACAACAGATCTATGAATACTTTATTGATGCTGCCCAAAATATTCAATATGTCTATCGTGATACACGGGATACCGCAGCCTTTAACTTATTCTCAGATCAAATTGACCTCGTAGAAAACCAAAATAAAGACCCAGAAGAAGCTTGGACGGATGCTTTAGAAAGAGCGAAAGAGCTTTAG